Proteins encoded within one genomic window of Streptomyces sp. NBC_01314:
- a CDS encoding exodeoxyribonuclease VII small subunit, whose translation MTSNVSEADGTTGAAGASEANRALGYEQARDELIEVVRRLEAGGTTLEESLALWERGEELSKVCRRWLDGARARLDAALTEDAEGDGKTA comes from the coding sequence ATGACCAGCAACGTGAGCGAGGCCGACGGGACGACCGGGGCGGCCGGGGCCTCCGAGGCCAACCGGGCCCTCGGGTACGAGCAGGCGCGGGACGAGCTGATCGAGGTCGTCCGCCGTCTGGAGGCGGGCGGTACGACGCTGGAGGAGTCCCTCGCCCTGTGGGAGCGCGGCGAGGAGCTGTCCAAGGTCTGCCGCCGCTGGCTGGACGGGGCACGGGCACGGCTGGACGCGGCGCTGACGGAGGACGCGGAGGGGGACGGCAAAACCGCGTGA
- a CDS encoding WhiB family transcriptional regulator, with translation MLHPPHSSLQVAAVPPQRVPVRDRDQDAPWHTEAVCRRDEAGLFFAPSKEPTASRLSREEAAKRVCARCPVMVECREHALLQPEPYGVWGGLTAAERRVVLARRRRRDVELQKAARTTGSIAAAG, from the coding sequence GTGCTGCATCCGCCGCATTCGTCCCTGCAGGTCGCTGCTGTTCCGCCCCAGCGGGTGCCAGTGCGCGACAGGGATCAGGACGCCCCGTGGCATACGGAGGCCGTGTGCCGGCGTGACGAGGCCGGGCTGTTCTTCGCCCCCTCCAAGGAACCCACCGCGTCCAGGCTCTCCCGAGAGGAAGCCGCCAAGCGCGTCTGTGCCCGCTGCCCCGTCATGGTCGAGTGCCGAGAACACGCACTCCTGCAACCCGAGCCCTACGGAGTCTGGGGCGGCCTGACGGCAGCCGAACGCAGAGTGGTCCTCGCCCGCCGACGTCGCCGGGATGTGGAACTGCAGAAGGCGGCGAGGACGACGGGATCGATAGCGGCCGCCGGCTGA
- a CDS encoding malonic semialdehyde reductase yields the protein MSLVLDSAAQDLLFREAHTANTFTDEPVTEEQVQAIYDLVKYGPTAFNQTPLRIVLIRSAEARERLLPYLAEGNRAKTATAPLVAILAADNEFHEELPTLFPALPQVKDLFFAERTARESAAGMNAALQAAYFIIGVRAAGLAAGPMTGFDFAGVQKEFLDDDHTPLMVVNIGRPGEGASRPRSPRLDFDHVVTTV from the coding sequence ATGTCCCTCGTTCTCGATTCCGCCGCCCAGGACCTGCTGTTCCGCGAGGCCCACACCGCGAACACGTTCACCGACGAGCCGGTGACCGAGGAGCAGGTGCAGGCGATCTACGACCTGGTCAAGTACGGCCCGACCGCGTTCAACCAGACCCCGCTGCGCATCGTGCTGATCCGCTCCGCCGAGGCCCGTGAGCGCCTGCTGCCGTACCTGGCCGAGGGCAACCGGGCCAAGACGGCCACCGCCCCGCTGGTCGCGATCCTCGCCGCGGACAACGAGTTCCACGAGGAGCTGCCGACCTTGTTCCCGGCGCTCCCGCAGGTCAAGGACCTCTTCTTCGCCGAGCGCACGGCCCGCGAGTCTGCCGCCGGCATGAACGCCGCCCTGCAGGCCGCGTACTTCATCATCGGTGTCCGGGCCGCCGGCCTGGCCGCCGGCCCGATGACCGGATTCGACTTCGCCGGTGTCCAGAAGGAGTTCCTGGACGACGACCACACCCCGCTGATGGTCGTCAACATCGGCAGGCCCGGCGAGGGCGCCTCCCGCCCGCGCTCCCCGCGTCTGGACTTCGACCACGTCGTCACCACGGTCTGA
- a CDS encoding DUF1707 domain-containing protein, with product MDLQKRPTQEPPLSSAELRASDADRDRIADLLRDALAEGRLTAEEHSERVEGVLAAKTVGELDVFVRDLPAGQARKAGPAYVPPVSSVPNRPTPGAIPIDPDDRLMAVFSASMRKGRWRAGRRIHAYAIFGSVEIDLSEALFEHRQVMIKAISVFGSVEIRVPENVSLRGSGVGILGNFEVHALDSGESDAPVVYVDGLAVLGSIEARPKRGKVISDLLGRVTDHVSRRVDDHLRKHLDR from the coding sequence GTGGACCTTCAGAAGCGCCCCACCCAGGAACCTCCGTTGTCCTCTGCCGAGCTGCGCGCCTCCGACGCCGACCGCGACCGGATCGCCGACCTCCTGCGCGACGCCCTCGCCGAGGGCCGCCTCACCGCGGAGGAGCACTCCGAGCGGGTCGAGGGCGTGCTCGCCGCGAAGACGGTGGGCGAGCTGGACGTCTTCGTACGGGACCTGCCGGCCGGCCAGGCCCGCAAGGCGGGGCCGGCGTATGTGCCGCCGGTCTCCTCCGTGCCCAACCGCCCGACGCCGGGCGCCATCCCGATCGACCCCGACGACCGCCTGATGGCCGTCTTCAGCGCCTCGATGCGCAAGGGCCGCTGGCGGGCAGGCCGCCGCATCCACGCGTACGCGATATTCGGCAGCGTCGAGATAGACCTGAGCGAGGCGCTCTTCGAACACCGCCAGGTGATGATCAAGGCGATCTCGGTCTTCGGCAGCGTCGAGATCCGCGTTCCGGAGAACGTCTCGCTGCGCGGCAGCGGCGTCGGCATCCTCGGCAACTTCGAGGTGCACGCGCTGGATTCGGGTGAGAGCGACGCCCCCGTGGTCTATGTGGACGGGCTGGCCGTCCTCGGCAGCATCGAGGCGAGGCCCAAGCGGGGCAAGGTGATCTCCGACCTCCTCGGCCGGGTCACCGACCATGTCTCCCGCAGGGTGGACGATCATTTGCGCAAACACCTGGATCGTTGA
- a CDS encoding fumarate hydratase yields MPEFEYTDLLPMGEDTTPYRLVTSEGVSTFEADGRTFLKVEPEALRKLAAEAIHDIQHYLRPAHLAQLRRIIDDPEASGNDKFVALDLLKNANIAAAGVLPMCQDTGTAIVMGKRGQNVLTEGGDEKALSKGVYDAYLNLNLRYSQMAPLTMWEEKNTGSNLPAQIELYATDGGAYKFLFMAKGGGSANKSFLYQETKAVLNEASMMKFLEAKIRSLGTAACPPYHLAIVVGGTSAEYALKTAKYASAHYLDEIPAEGSPLGHGFRDKELEEKVFELTQKIGIGAQFGGKYFCHDVRVVRLPRHGASCPVAIAVSCSADRQAVAKITAEGVFLEQLETDPARFLPETTDEHLDEASDVVRVDLNQPMDDILAELSKYPVKTRLSLSGPLVVARDIAHAKIKERLDAGEEMPQYLKDHPVYYAGPAKTPEGYASGSFGPTTAGRMDSYVEQFQAAGGSKVMLAKGNRSQQVTDACGAHGGFYLGSIGGPAARLAQDCIKKVEVVEYEELGMEAVWKIEVEDFPAFIVVDDKGNDFFKDPAPAPTFTSIPVRGPGLA; encoded by the coding sequence ATGCCTGAGTTCGAGTACACCGATCTGCTCCCCATGGGAGAGGACACCACCCCGTATCGGCTGGTGACCTCCGAGGGTGTCTCCACCTTCGAGGCCGACGGGCGCACGTTCCTCAAGGTGGAGCCGGAGGCGCTGCGCAAGCTGGCCGCCGAGGCGATCCACGACATCCAGCACTATCTGCGGCCGGCGCACCTCGCGCAGCTCCGCCGGATCATCGACGACCCCGAGGCGTCGGGCAACGACAAGTTCGTCGCCCTGGACCTGCTGAAGAACGCGAACATCGCGGCCGCCGGTGTGCTGCCCATGTGCCAGGACACGGGTACGGCGATCGTCATGGGCAAGCGCGGGCAGAACGTGCTCACGGAGGGCGGGGACGAGAAGGCCCTGTCCAAGGGTGTATACGACGCGTATCTGAACCTGAACCTGCGTTACTCGCAGATGGCTCCGCTCACGATGTGGGAGGAGAAGAACACCGGGTCGAACCTGCCGGCGCAGATCGAGCTGTACGCCACCGACGGCGGCGCGTACAAGTTCCTGTTCATGGCCAAGGGCGGCGGCTCGGCGAACAAGTCGTTCCTGTACCAGGAGACGAAGGCCGTTCTGAACGAGGCCTCCATGATGAAGTTCCTGGAGGCCAAGATCCGTTCGCTGGGCACGGCCGCGTGCCCGCCGTACCACCTCGCGATCGTGGTGGGCGGTACGAGCGCCGAGTACGCGCTGAAGACCGCGAAGTACGCCTCCGCGCACTACCTGGACGAGATCCCGGCCGAGGGGTCGCCGCTCGGGCACGGGTTCCGGGACAAGGAGCTGGAGGAGAAGGTCTTCGAGCTCACGCAGAAGATCGGGATCGGCGCGCAGTTCGGCGGCAAGTACTTCTGCCACGACGTGCGGGTCGTCCGGCTGCCGCGGCACGGCGCCTCGTGCCCCGTCGCGATCGCCGTGTCCTGCTCGGCCGACCGGCAGGCCGTCGCGAAGATCACCGCCGAGGGTGTGTTCCTGGAGCAGCTGGAGACGGACCCGGCGCGGTTCCTCCCGGAGACGACGGACGAGCACCTCGACGAGGCGTCCGACGTCGTGCGGGTCGACCTCAACCAGCCGATGGACGACATCCTCGCCGAACTGAGCAAGTACCCGGTGAAGACGCGGCTCTCGCTCTCCGGGCCGCTGGTCGTGGCCCGTGACATCGCGCACGCCAAGATCAAGGAGCGGCTCGACGCGGGTGAGGAGATGCCGCAGTACCTGAAGGACCACCCGGTGTACTACGCGGGCCCGGCGAAGACCCCCGAGGGGTACGCGTCCGGTTCCTTCGGTCCGACGACCGCCGGGCGCATGGACTCGTACGTCGAGCAGTTCCAGGCGGCGGGCGGCTCCAAGGTCATGCTGGCGAAGGGGAACCGGTCGCAGCAGGTCACGGACGCGTGCGGAGCGCACGGCGGGTTCTACCTGGGCTCGATCGGCGGGCCCGCGGCCCGGCTCGCGCAGGACTGCATCAAGAAGGTCGAGGTCGTCGAGTACGAGGAGCTCGGCATGGAGGCCGTCTGGAAGATCGAGGTCGAGGACTTCCCTGCGTTCATCGTCGTCGACGACAAGGGCAACGACTTCTTCAAGGACCCGGCGCCCGCGCCCACGTTCACGTCGATTCCGGTGCGGGGGCCGGGGCTGGCGTAG
- the glpX gene encoding class II fructose-bisphosphatase: MTENHQLPSELEVPSEAPDRNLALELVRVTEAAAMAAGRWVGRGDKNGADGAAVRAMRTLVSTVSMNGVVVIGEGEKDEAPMLFNGERVGDGTGPECDIAVDPIDGTTLTAKGMTNAIAVLAAADRGTMFDPSAVFYMDKLVTGPEAADFVDINAPISVNIRRVAKAKRSAPDDVTVVILDRPRHEGIIKEIREAGARIRLISDGDVAGSILALREGTGVDLLLGVGGTPEGIISACAVKCLGGTIQGKLWPKDDAERQRAIDAGHDLDRVLMTDDLVSGENVFFVATGITDGELLRGVRYRSETATTDSIVMRSKSGTVRRIDSVHRLSKLRAYSSIDFEKAK, encoded by the coding sequence ATGACCGAGAATCACCAACTGCCGTCCGAGCTCGAAGTCCCTTCCGAGGCCCCCGACCGCAACCTCGCCCTGGAGCTCGTCCGGGTGACCGAGGCTGCCGCCATGGCCGCGGGTCGCTGGGTCGGCCGCGGGGACAAGAACGGGGCGGACGGAGCCGCCGTGCGCGCCATGCGGACCCTCGTCTCCACCGTGTCGATGAACGGCGTCGTCGTGATCGGGGAGGGCGAGAAGGACGAGGCCCCGATGCTCTTCAACGGCGAGCGCGTCGGTGACGGCACCGGCCCGGAGTGCGACATCGCCGTGGACCCGATCGACGGCACGACGCTGACGGCCAAGGGCATGACCAACGCGATCGCCGTACTCGCGGCGGCCGACCGGGGCACGATGTTCGACCCGTCCGCCGTCTTCTACATGGACAAACTGGTCACCGGACCGGAGGCCGCGGACTTCGTCGACATCAACGCGCCGATCTCCGTGAACATCCGCCGGGTCGCCAAGGCGAAGCGGTCCGCGCCGGACGATGTGACCGTGGTCATCCTGGACCGGCCCCGGCACGAAGGAATCATCAAGGAGATCCGGGAGGCCGGGGCGCGGATCAGGCTGATCTCCGACGGGGATGTCGCGGGCTCGATCCTGGCGCTGCGGGAGGGCACGGGTGTCGACCTGCTGCTCGGCGTGGGCGGTACGCCCGAAGGCATCATCTCGGCCTGTGCGGTGAAGTGCCTCGGCGGCACGATCCAGGGCAAGTTGTGGCCGAAGGACGACGCGGAGCGGCAGCGGGCGATCGACGCGGGGCATGACCTCGACCGGGTGCTGATGACCGATGACCTGGTGTCCGGGGAGAACGTGTTCTTCGTGGCGACCGGGATCACGGACGGGGAGTTGCTGCGCGGTGTGCGGTACCGCTCGGAGACCGCGACGACCGACTCGATCGTGATGCGGTCGAAGTCCGGGACGGTGCGGCGGATCGATTCGGTGCACCGGTTGAGCAAGCTGCGGGCCTATAGCTCGATCGACTTCGAGAAGGCCAAGTAG
- a CDS encoding SpoIIE family protein phosphatase — protein sequence MDSTRVTEHPTSHERPQSGAGPTDPRGALLRTQEPLRTAPAAALPAQARMGDAQAEPDTAAPCPKSGQAPSEHAQPALSEHSQPAATEPDPHRPRPAPETIPAQPGGEPDRSGGTVGSLERRSGQGVAPGAPMPMRRDGDRLRFVGAATRRIARGIDLDEIVMGLCRATVPTFSDAILVYLREPLPVGDERPTGPMVLRLRRTDRIPEERDTEGGFMPALQPEQPVDLAVVTAEQCEVRPGGALAEVLRGVRPVFADAPAAHDALPELLGPDAELTVPTGQRAILAPLRGRRRVIGAAVFLRRPERMAFEQDDLLVAAQLATHSALGIDKAVLYGREAYIADELQRTMLPEALPKCTGVRLAHRYLPAAETARVGGDWYDAIPLPGSRVALVVGDVMGHSMTSAAIMGQLRTTAQTLAGLDLPPQEVLHHLDEQAQRLGTDRMATCLYAVYDPVSHRITIANAGHPPPVLLHLGGRAEVLRVPPGAPIGVGGVDFEAVELDAPAGGTLLLYTDGLVESRLRDVWTGIEQLREKLAATAQLTGPDHPPPLEALCDEVLDMLGPGDRDDDIALLAARFDGIAPSDVAYWFLEPEEMAPGRARRLARHALSRWGLEELTDSVELLISEVVTNAVRYATRPVTLRLLRTDVLRCEVTDDVPQLPRLRQARATDEGGRGLYLVNRLAKRWGATRLSAGKVVWFELNQA from the coding sequence ATGGATTCGACACGCGTGACGGAGCACCCCACCTCCCACGAGCGCCCGCAAAGCGGCGCCGGCCCCACGGATCCCCGCGGGGCGCTCCTGCGTACCCAGGAGCCGTTGCGAACCGCGCCCGCCGCGGCTTTACCCGCTCAGGCACGCATGGGTGACGCACAGGCCGAGCCCGACACCGCGGCCCCATGCCCGAAGAGCGGCCAGGCGCCCTCGGAGCACGCCCAGCCGGCGCTCTCCGAGCACTCCCAGCCCGCGGCCACCGAGCCCGACCCGCACCGCCCGCGGCCCGCGCCGGAGACCATCCCGGCGCAGCCCGGCGGTGAACCGGACCGGTCCGGCGGGACCGTCGGCAGCCTGGAGCGGCGCAGCGGGCAGGGAGTGGCGCCCGGCGCCCCCATGCCCATGCGGCGGGACGGCGACCGCCTGCGGTTCGTGGGCGCCGCGACCCGACGGATCGCCCGGGGCATAGACCTGGACGAGATCGTGATGGGTCTGTGCCGGGCCACCGTGCCGACGTTCTCGGACGCGATCCTCGTGTACCTGCGCGAGCCGCTGCCGGTCGGCGACGAGCGGCCCACGGGTCCCATGGTGCTGCGGCTGCGCCGCACCGACCGGATCCCCGAGGAGCGGGACACCGAGGGCGGCTTCATGCCCGCGCTCCAGCCCGAACAGCCCGTCGATCTGGCGGTCGTCACCGCCGAGCAGTGCGAGGTACGGCCCGGCGGGGCGCTCGCCGAGGTGCTGCGGGGCGTACGGCCGGTCTTCGCGGACGCTCCCGCCGCGCACGACGCGCTGCCCGAACTGCTGGGGCCGGACGCCGAACTGACCGTACCGACCGGTCAGCGGGCGATCCTCGCCCCGCTGCGCGGCCGGCGCCGGGTGATCGGCGCGGCGGTCTTCCTCCGCCGCCCGGAGCGGATGGCGTTCGAGCAGGACGACCTGCTGGTCGCCGCCCAGCTCGCCACGCACAGCGCGCTCGGCATCGACAAGGCGGTGCTGTACGGCCGCGAGGCCTACATCGCCGACGAGCTGCAGCGCACAATGCTGCCGGAGGCGCTGCCGAAGTGCACCGGCGTACGGCTCGCGCACCGGTATCTGCCGGCTGCCGAGACGGCGCGGGTCGGCGGCGACTGGTACGACGCGATTCCCCTGCCGGGGAGCCGGGTCGCGCTGGTGGTGGGTGATGTGATGGGTCATTCGATGACCTCTGCCGCGATCATGGGGCAGCTGCGGACCACCGCGCAGACGTTGGCGGGCCTGGATCTTCCGCCGCAGGAGGTGCTGCACCACCTCGACGAGCAGGCTCAGCGGCTCGGTACGGATCGTATGGCGACCTGTCTCTACGCCGTGTACGACCCGGTCTCGCACCGGATCACCATCGCCAACGCCGGGCATCCGCCGCCGGTGCTGCTGCATCTGGGCGGGCGTGCCGAGGTGCTGCGGGTGCCGCCGGGTGCGCCGATCGGTGTGGGCGGCGTGGACTTCGAGGCGGTCGAGCTGGACGCGCCGGCCGGTGGCACGCTGTTGCTGTACACCGACGGGCTCGTGGAGTCCCGGCTCCGGGACGTGTGGACCGGGATAGAGCAGTTGCGGGAGAAGCTGGCCGCGACCGCGCAGTTGACCGGGCCGGATCATCCGCCGCCACTGGAAGCGCTGTGCGACGAGGTGCTCGACATGCTCGGCCCGGGGGACCGGGACGACGACATCGCGCTGCTTGCCGCACGGTTCGATGGGATCGCTCCCAGCGATGTCGCGTACTGGTTCCTGGAGCCGGAGGAGATGGCTCCGGGGCGGGCGCGTCGGCTGGCTCGGCATGCCCTGTCGCGGTGGGGGCTGGAGGAGTTGACCGACTCCGTCGAGTTGCTCATCAGCGAGGTCGTGACGAACGCGGTGCGGTACGCGACGCGGCCGGTCACCCTGCGGTTGCTGCGGACCGATGTGCTGCGGTGCGAGGTGACCGATGACGTGCCGCAGCTGCCTCGGCTTCGGCAGGCTCGGGCGACGGACGAGGGGGGCCGTGGGCTCTACCTGGTCAATCGGCTGGCGAAGCGGTGGGGAGCCACTCGGTTGAGTGCGGGGAAGGTTGTCTGGTTCGAGCTCAATCAGGCGTGA
- a CDS encoding class II fumarate hydratase: protein MSDYRVEHDSMGEVRVPADAKWRAQTQRAVENFPISGQRIERAHIEALARIKGAAATVNAELGVLDKDIAEAIREAAGEVAEGRWDEQFPVDVFQTGSGTSSNMNANEVIATLASERLGRDVHPNDHVNASQSSNDVFPSSIHIAATAAVTRDLIPALAHLASALERKSAEFADVVKSGRTHLMDATPVTLGQEFGGYAAQVRYGVERLEASLPRLAELPLGGTAVGTGINTPPGFSAAVIAEVARDTGLPLTEARDHFEAQGARDGIVETSGQLRTIAVSLTKIANDLRWMASGPRTGLAEISLPDLQPGSSIMPGKVNPVIPEAVLMVAAQVTGNDVTVTTAGASGNFELNVMLPVIAKNVLESVRLLANVSRLLADRTVDGIVAHRERAREYAESSPSVVTPLNKYIGYEEAAKVAKKALAERKTIREVVLESGYVERGDLALEQLDEALDVLRMTRP, encoded by the coding sequence ATGAGTGACTACCGCGTCGAACACGACTCCATGGGCGAGGTCCGCGTGCCGGCGGACGCCAAGTGGCGGGCCCAGACACAGCGGGCGGTCGAGAACTTCCCGATCTCGGGGCAGCGCATCGAGCGCGCCCACATCGAGGCCCTGGCCCGGATCAAGGGCGCCGCAGCGACGGTCAACGCCGAACTGGGCGTGCTCGACAAGGACATCGCCGAGGCGATCCGGGAGGCGGCCGGGGAAGTGGCCGAGGGGCGCTGGGACGAGCAGTTCCCGGTGGACGTGTTCCAGACCGGGTCCGGGACCTCGTCGAACATGAACGCCAACGAGGTGATCGCCACCCTGGCGAGCGAGCGGCTCGGCCGGGACGTGCATCCGAACGACCATGTCAACGCCTCGCAGTCGTCCAACGATGTGTTTCCGTCATCCATCCACATCGCCGCCACCGCCGCCGTCACCCGTGACCTGATCCCCGCCCTGGCGCATCTGGCCTCGGCCCTGGAGCGCAAATCGGCGGAATTCGCCGACGTCGTGAAGTCCGGCCGTACGCATCTCATGGACGCGACACCGGTCACTCTCGGCCAGGAGTTCGGCGGGTACGCGGCCCAGGTGCGGTATGGCGTCGAGCGGTTGGAGGCCTCGCTCCCCCGGCTCGCCGAACTCCCCCTGGGCGGTACGGCCGTGGGGACCGGTATCAACACGCCGCCCGGGTTCTCCGCCGCCGTCATCGCGGAGGTCGCGCGGGACACCGGGCTGCCGCTCACCGAGGCCCGGGACCACTTCGAGGCGCAGGGCGCACGGGACGGGATCGTCGAGACGTCCGGTCAGCTCCGTACGATCGCCGTGTCCCTCACGAAGATCGCCAACGATCTGCGGTGGATGGCGTCGGGGCCGAGGACCGGTCTCGCGGAGATCTCCCTCCCGGACCTCCAGCCCGGGTCCTCGATCATGCCCGGCAAGGTCAACCCGGTGATCCCGGAGGCCGTGCTCATGGTCGCCGCGCAGGTCACGGGCAACGACGTCACGGTCACCACGGCGGGCGCGTCCGGCAACTTCGAGCTCAACGTCATGCTGCCCGTCATCGCCAAGAACGTCCTGGAGTCCGTCCGGCTGCTCGCCAACGTCTCCCGGCTGCTCGCCGACCGGACCGTCGACGGGATCGTCGCCCACCGGGAACGGGCCCGCGAGTACGCCGAGTCCTCGCCGTCCGTGGTCACCCCGCTCAACAAGTACATCGGGTACGAGGAGGCCGCCAAGGTCGCCAAGAAGGCGCTGGCGGAGCGGAAGACCATCCGGGAGGTCGTTCTGGAGAGCGGGTACGTGGAGCGCGGCGACCTGGCGCTGGAACAGCTCGACGAGGCGCTGGATGTCCTGCGGATGACAAGGCCGTGA
- the xseA gene encoding exodeoxyribonuclease VII large subunit, producing the protein MALNTSAESPLPVGEVSRLIGGWIDRLGAVWVEGQITQLSRRPGAGVVFLTLRDPSHDISVGVTCYRQVFDTVADVVSEGARVVVLAKPEWYAPRGQLSLRATEIKPVGVGELLARLEQLKKSLAAEGLFAPERKKALPFLPQLIGLVCGRASAAERDVLENARRRWPAVRFEVRNVAVQGVHAVPQVVQAVKELDALDGVDVIVVARGGGSVEDLLPFSDEQLVRAVASCRTPVVSAIGHEPDTPLLDYVADLRASTPTDAAKKVVPDVGEEYERVRWLRDRARRCVESFVEREERGLAHALARPSMEDPHRMIDERADHVTSLLDRGRRCLGHHLDRAVSELTHTHARVVALSPAATLQRGYAVLQKADGHVVRAPGEVGPEEPLRARVAEGEFVVRVDGTGTVDGTGTVGGDA; encoded by the coding sequence ATGGCTCTCAACACGTCCGCCGAATCCCCCCTCCCCGTCGGCGAGGTGTCCCGGCTCATCGGTGGCTGGATCGACCGGCTCGGTGCCGTGTGGGTCGAGGGGCAGATCACGCAGTTGTCGCGGCGTCCGGGCGCGGGCGTCGTGTTTCTCACGCTGCGGGACCCGTCGCACGACATCTCCGTGGGTGTGACCTGCTACCGGCAGGTGTTCGACACGGTGGCCGACGTGGTGAGCGAGGGCGCGCGGGTCGTCGTCCTGGCGAAGCCGGAGTGGTACGCGCCGCGCGGGCAACTGTCGCTGCGGGCCACCGAGATAAAGCCGGTCGGGGTCGGCGAACTGCTGGCCCGGCTGGAACAGCTGAAGAAGTCGCTGGCCGCGGAGGGGCTGTTCGCCCCGGAGCGGAAGAAGGCGCTGCCCTTTCTGCCGCAGCTGATCGGGCTGGTGTGCGGCCGGGCCTCCGCGGCCGAGCGGGACGTGCTGGAGAACGCCCGGCGCCGCTGGCCGGCCGTCCGCTTCGAGGTGCGCAACGTCGCCGTGCAGGGTGTGCACGCGGTGCCGCAGGTCGTGCAGGCGGTGAAGGAGCTGGACGCGCTGGACGGCGTGGACGTCATCGTCGTGGCGCGCGGCGGCGGCAGCGTGGAGGACCTGCTGCCGTTCTCCGACGAGCAGCTCGTACGGGCGGTCGCGTCCTGTCGTACGCCGGTCGTGTCGGCGATCGGGCACGAGCCGGACACCCCGCTGCTGGACTATGTGGCGGACCTGCGCGCGTCCACGCCCACCGACGCGGCCAAGAAGGTCGTGCCGGACGTGGGCGAGGAGTACGAGCGGGTGCGGTGGCTGCGGGACCGGGCGCGGCGGTGCGTGGAGTCGTTCGTGGAGCGGGAGGAGCGGGGGCTCGCGCACGCTCTCGCGCGCCCCTCGATGGAGGATCCGCACCGCATGATCGACGAGCGCGCCGACCATGTGACCTCGCTGCTCGACCGGGGCCGCCGCTGCCTCGGGCACCATCTGGACCGCGCCGTCTCGGAGTTGACTCACACGCACGCGCGTGTGGTGGCCCTCTCCCCCGCGGCGACGCTCCAGCGGGGGTACGCGGTACTGCAGAAGGCCGACGGGCACGTGGTCCGCGCGCCCGGCGAGGTCGGGCCGGAGGAGCCGTTGCGGGCGCGGGTGGCCGAGGGCGAGTTCGTCGTCCGGGTCGACGGAACAGGGACCGTCGACGGCACAGGGACTGTCGGAGGGGACGCATAA
- a CDS encoding DUF4245 domain-containing protein, with product MAGTKGKQTVRDMVLSLGLIVLAAWVIYLFIPHDETRQEAKRVDYRVELLTARRAASYAVVAPVGLPETWKATSVRFRGDESDHWHLGFHDPDGQYVAIEQSAEKPSRFIAEATQDAKKTGTTQEIGDETWTRYEGERYDALVLQGTGSTTVVAGSASFDRLTKMAQALRTE from the coding sequence GTGGCAGGTACGAAAGGCAAGCAGACCGTTCGCGACATGGTCCTCTCCCTGGGGCTCATCGTGCTGGCGGCATGGGTCATCTATCTCTTCATCCCGCATGACGAGACCAGGCAGGAAGCCAAGCGCGTCGACTACCGCGTCGAGCTGCTGACGGCGCGTCGCGCGGCCTCCTACGCGGTGGTTGCCCCCGTGGGTCTGCCCGAGACCTGGAAGGCGACCTCCGTCCGCTTCCGGGGCGACGAGTCCGACCACTGGCACCTCGGCTTCCACGACCCCGACGGTCAGTACGTGGCGATCGAGCAGTCCGCCGAGAAGCCGTCCCGGTTCATCGCGGAGGCCACCCAGGACGCGAAGAAGACCGGGACCACGCAGGAGATCGGCGACGAGACCTGGACCCGCTACGAGGGCGAGCGCTACGACGCCCTCGTCCTGCAGGGCACGGGCTCCACGACCGTGGTCGCGGGCTCCGCTTCGTTCGACCGGCTGACGAAGATGGCTCAGGCACTCAGGACGGAGTGA
- a CDS encoding DUF402 domain-containing protein, which translates to MGDDGVVRRAEAGGATAFWKPGSQILWRYRENGGERFHIARPVTVVRDDEELLAVWMAPGTECVRPVLADGTSLNSEPLASRYKKPRSVRLGRWSGTGVLKLARPGEPWSVWLFWEQGWRFKNWYVNLETPLARWDGGVDSEDHFLDVCVYPDRSWNWLDEDEFTQAQQDGLMDAHAAERVREAGRSAVEVIRAWGPPFSDGWQHWRPNPAWGVPSLPDDWDRTPAHLSS; encoded by the coding sequence ATGGGAGACGACGGAGTGGTGAGACGAGCGGAAGCGGGCGGGGCGACGGCGTTCTGGAAGCCGGGAAGTCAGATCCTGTGGCGCTACCGGGAGAACGGCGGCGAACGCTTCCATATCGCGCGCCCCGTCACGGTCGTACGCGACGACGAGGAACTGCTGGCCGTGTGGATGGCGCCCGGCACCGAGTGTGTACGGCCCGTGCTGGCGGACGGCACCTCGCTGAACTCCGAACCGCTCGCGTCCCGGTACAAGAAGCCGCGCAGCGTGCGGCTCGGCCGCTGGTCGGGCACCGGGGTGCTCAAACTGGCGCGGCCGGGCGAGCCGTGGTCCGTGTGGCTGTTCTGGGAGCAGGGTTGGCGTTTCAAGAACTGGTACGTCAATCTGGAGACGCCGCTGGCCCGTTGGGACGGCGGCGTGGACTCCGAGGATCATTTCCTGGATGTCTGCGTGTACCCGGACCGGTCCTGGAACTGGCTCGACGAGGACGAGTTCACGCAGGCCCAGCAGGACGGCCTGATGGACGCTCACGCGGCCGAGCGGGTCAGGGAGGCGGGTCGTTCGGCGGTGGAGGTGATCCGCGCGTGGGGCCCGCCGTTCTCGGACGGCTGGCAGCACTGGCGCCCGAATCCGGCATGGGGAGTACCGTCTCTCCCGGACGACTGGGACCGTACGCCCGCTCACTTGTCCTCGTGA